A section of the Prionailurus bengalensis isolate Pbe53 chromosome C2, Fcat_Pben_1.1_paternal_pri, whole genome shotgun sequence genome encodes:
- the LOC122492262 gene encoding keratin-associated protein 21-1-like, with amino-acid sequence MAIAQAIIVVAVEAHLDTSPRLLYPSTTSTANTMCGSYYGNSYGGCGYGGCGYGGCGYGGCGYRGCGYGGCGYGGCGYGGCGYGGCGYGGCGYGVCGYGSSGYKGCGYRGCGYGGCGYRGLGCGYGSCYGCGSGCGYW; translated from the exons ATGGCCATAGCTCAGGCCATCATAGTAGTTGCTGTAGAAGCTCATCT TGACACTTCTCCTCGCCTTCTCTACCCAAGCACAACCTCAACAGCCAACACCATGTGTGGAAGCTACTACGGAAACTCTTATGGAGGCTGCGGCTACGGAGGCTGCGGCTATGGAGGCTGCGGCTACGGAGGCTGTGGCTACAGAGGCTGTGGCTATGGAGGCTGTGGCTACGGAGGCTGTGGCTATGGAGGCTGCGGCTACGGAGGCTGTGGCTATGGAGGCTGCGGCTATGGAGTCTGCGGCTATGGAAGCTCTGGCTACAAAGGCTGTGGCTACAGAGGCTGTGGCTATGGAGGCTGTGGTTACAGAGGCCTGGGCTGTGGCTATGGCTCCTGCTATGGCTGTGGCTCTGGCTGTGGCTACTGGTAA